In Persephonella sp. IF05-L8, the following are encoded in one genomic region:
- a CDS encoding molybdopterin-dependent oxidoreductase — translation MALSRRDFLKALTASSAGIALGGNAAFAKDKATIVEDPRNSYPNTSYTETMYRKEFAFTYGSKEDHGTAYHCVNCQGNCAWDVWVNNGIITRENQVANYTPINPKIPDFNPRGCNKGIQHSHVTYEKDRILYPLKRVGKRGEGKWKRISWDEAITEIAKNIYETMLTKGPEGLFIHVGAGMLTEARGAAGKRLGTLLGAVRNYIASYVGDMFPGVSLVYGEGNIGCSYDFFYTTDVNIWWGQDPNKTRIPDAHFLWEGKYNGAKNIVITPDFNSTCVHADLWVPVRAGYDGFLAMAIINEIIQKKLYKPKFVKHFTDLPFLVRLDNKKLLRLSDIDPDKSPEFDHELYEIFEEKGEGKEWEPEAAFFSWNTKTNKLTLMPGTEGAPVKTLRLKDVGWDIDPALEGTWEVTLKDGRKVKVTTVFELVKQEAAKFDAKKTWKLTGVHPTIVEQLAKDIALPKVVMISMGFTIGKYFNGLISQRAIASIPGLVGRLGPYGGFNSENEWSISGMGKLSGFSGKYKQRFASGFVQEYILGNMLKDVERLYDEEDIKRATGLSKEEYLKKVKEDLANFGTDEKWKENFHNKDGKPYWDTVETFLIFADSRFRRNKGETYREAFLKKAKFFAYVDWRMNSTAQYADIVLPAKSMYEVWDIRTNPGYHRYANMAQPPQNLKPVGESKSEWEICTMIVEKIQELAMKKYKETGDKKYIKIPDPTHSKTGYRDLDKLVEEYTINGHLRTDKDAVELALENVEQFQPNDIETVRKRGGFIQLNEKAGKTSPLYPDKPYNSFENNLYLFERFETLSGRLTYYVDHDRWIEFGANVPTATEPIRPKRFPFVMMTPHARWSIHSTYKESSLLQRLQRGVPYVMINPEIAKKKGIKDGDEIRVFNDLGEFYAMAKVYPSCPKDAIILEHGWEPFHFKGNKSHNAVNASPLNLLELSDGWGHLKFGGNWDGNQHAYETTVDIEKA, via the coding sequence ATGGCACTGTCAAGGAGAGATTTCCTTAAAGCTTTAACAGCTTCAAGCGCAGGTATAGCTCTTGGTGGAAATGCAGCATTCGCAAAAGATAAGGCGACAATTGTAGAAGACCCAAGAAACTCATATCCGAACACAAGTTATACAGAAACAATGTATAGAAAAGAGTTTGCATTTACCTACGGAAGCAAAGAAGACCACGGAACAGCCTACCACTGTGTAAACTGTCAGGGTAACTGTGCATGGGATGTATGGGTAAACAACGGAATTATCACAAGGGAGAACCAGGTCGCAAACTATACTCCTATCAACCCTAAAATCCCTGACTTTAATCCAAGAGGATGTAATAAGGGAATTCAGCACTCCCATGTGACTTATGAAAAGGACAGGATACTTTATCCTCTTAAAAGAGTAGGAAAAAGAGGAGAAGGAAAGTGGAAAAGGATTTCATGGGATGAAGCGATAACTGAAATTGCCAAAAATATATATGAAACAATGCTCACAAAAGGACCAGAAGGTCTGTTTATCCACGTTGGAGCTGGTATGCTTACAGAAGCAAGAGGTGCAGCTGGAAAAAGACTGGGAACACTACTTGGAGCTGTGAGAAATTATATCGCTTCCTACGTTGGTGATATGTTCCCTGGAGTAAGTCTGGTTTATGGTGAAGGAAACATCGGATGTTCTTATGACTTCTTCTACACAACCGATGTAAATATCTGGTGGGGACAAGACCCAAATAAAACAAGAATACCGGATGCACACTTCTTATGGGAAGGGAAATATAACGGAGCTAAAAACATCGTCATTACACCAGACTTTAACTCTACATGTGTACATGCAGATTTATGGGTTCCAGTTAGAGCCGGATATGACGGTTTTCTGGCAATGGCAATAATTAATGAAATCATTCAGAAAAAACTTTATAAACCTAAATTCGTAAAACATTTTACTGACCTTCCTTTCCTTGTCAGACTTGATAACAAAAAACTCCTTAGATTATCTGATATCGACCCTGACAAATCTCCAGAATTTGACCATGAACTTTATGAAATTTTTGAAGAAAAAGGAGAAGGCAAAGAGTGGGAGCCAGAAGCAGCATTTTTCTCATGGAACACAAAAACCAATAAACTTACATTAATGCCAGGAACAGAAGGAGCTCCTGTAAAAACTCTCAGACTTAAAGATGTAGGATGGGATATAGACCCTGCTTTAGAAGGAACATGGGAAGTTACTTTAAAAGATGGCAGAAAAGTAAAAGTTACAACAGTATTTGAGCTGGTAAAACAAGAAGCAGCCAAATTTGATGCCAAAAAAACATGGAAACTTACAGGAGTTCACCCAACAATAGTTGAACAGCTTGCTAAAGACATAGCTCTTCCAAAAGTTGTAATGATTTCCATGGGATTTACAATTGGTAAATACTTTAATGGCTTAATATCTCAAAGAGCTATTGCATCAATACCAGGGCTTGTTGGAAGACTTGGACCTTATGGTGGATTTAACTCAGAAAATGAATGGTCTATCTCTGGAATGGGTAAATTATCAGGATTTTCTGGTAAGTACAAACAAAGGTTTGCCTCAGGATTTGTTCAGGAATACATCCTTGGAAATATGTTAAAAGATGTAGAAAGACTTTATGATGAAGAAGACATTAAGAGAGCTACAGGTCTATCTAAAGAAGAATATCTCAAAAAAGTTAAAGAAGACCTTGCAAATTTTGGAACAGATGAGAAATGGAAAGAGAACTTCCACAACAAAGACGGAAAGCCATACTGGGATACAGTAGAAACCTTCCTGATTTTTGCTGATTCAAGATTTAGAAGAAACAAAGGAGAAACATATAGAGAAGCATTCCTCAAAAAAGCTAAATTCTTTGCTTATGTTGATTGGAGAATGAACTCAACTGCCCAGTATGCAGACATTGTCCTTCCTGCAAAATCTATGTATGAAGTATGGGATATAAGAACAAACCCTGGGTATCATAGATATGCCAATATGGCACAACCACCTCAAAACCTTAAACCTGTCGGCGAATCTAAATCTGAGTGGGAAATCTGCACAATGATTGTTGAGAAAATACAAGAACTTGCAATGAAAAAATACAAAGAAACAGGAGATAAAAAATATATCAAGATACCAGACCCAACCCACTCAAAAACAGGATATAGAGACCTTGATAAATTAGTTGAGGAATACACCATCAACGGACACCTCAGAACTGACAAAGATGCAGTTGAACTGGCACTTGAAAATGTAGAACAGTTCCAGCCTAACGACATTGAAACTGTCAGAAAAAGAGGTGGATTTATACAACTAAACGAAAAAGCAGGAAAAACATCACCACTTTATCCAGATAAACCTTATAACTCATTTGAAAACAACCTCTATCTATTTGAAAGATTTGAAACCCTTTCAGGAAGACTTACATACTACGTTGACCATGACAGATGGATTGAGTTTGGTGCAAACGTTCCAACAGCAACAGAACCAATCAGACCAAAGAGATTTCCATTTGTTATGATGACCCCACACGCAAGATGGTCTATCCACTCTACATACAAAGAGTCCTCACTCCTCCAAAGATTACAAAGAGGTGTTCCTTATGTAATGATTAACCCAGAAATAGCCAAGAAGAAAGGAATAAAAGATGGGGATGAAATAAGAGTATTTAATGACCTTGGTGAATTCTACGCAATGGCTAAGGTTTACCCATCATGTCCAAAAGATGCAATCATACTTGAACACGGATGGGAGCCATTCCACTTTAAAGGAAACAAAAGCCACAACGCTGTCAACGCATCTCCACTAAACTTACTTGAGCTTTCAGACGGCTGGGGACACCTGAAATTTGGTGGAAACTGGGATGGTAACCAGCACGCTTATGAAACAACAGTAGATATTGAGAAAGCTTAA
- a CDS encoding DMSO reductase family iron-sulfur subunit codes for MAKRQLAMVMDLNKCIGCQTCTVACKTQWTNRNGREYMYWNNVETHPGAGYPKNWMEAGGGFDENGNLRDGIIPDMVDYGVPWDYNHDEIFNTPADDFVLSPDEDPKWGPNWDEDVGIGDWPNSYFFYIPRICNHCSNPGCLAACPREAIFKREQDGIVLVDLDRCQGYRYCIAGCPYKKIYFNPKLSKSEKCIFCFPRIEKGLPPACAHQCVGRIRFVGFLDDEEGQVYKLVHKYKVALPLRPDFGTQPNVYYVPPVIAPPKFDDDGKPTDEQRIPIEYLEKLFGPEVHQAIKTLKEEMAKRERGEESELMDILIAYNHADMFRLDENYYQKIAAEQGLKGTEYFKLIDERYVQGANTPKVEGVYGKVYFQTQPALKEEKEGE; via the coding sequence ATGGCTAAAAGACAATTAGCAATGGTAATGGATTTAAATAAATGTATTGGTTGCCAGACCTGTACAGTTGCCTGTAAAACCCAATGGACTAACAGAAACGGCAGAGAATATATGTACTGGAACAACGTTGAAACTCATCCAGGCGCAGGATATCCAAAGAATTGGATGGAAGCTGGCGGTGGATTTGATGAAAATGGAAATCTGAGAGACGGAATAATTCCAGACATGGTTGATTATGGAGTACCATGGGATTACAACCATGATGAAATATTTAATACCCCTGCAGATGATTTTGTTCTTTCTCCAGATGAAGACCCTAAATGGGGTCCTAACTGGGACGAAGATGTTGGTATAGGTGACTGGCCTAACTCCTATTTCTTCTATATTCCAAGAATATGTAATCACTGTTCTAACCCTGGATGTCTTGCTGCCTGCCCAAGGGAAGCAATTTTCAAAAGGGAGCAAGATGGTATTGTTCTTGTTGACCTTGATAGATGTCAGGGGTATAGATACTGTATTGCAGGATGCCCTTATAAGAAAATTTACTTTAATCCTAAACTTTCAAAATCAGAAAAATGTATATTCTGCTTCCCAAGAATTGAAAAAGGACTTCCTCCTGCATGTGCCCACCAGTGTGTCGGAAGAATAAGATTTGTTGGATTTCTTGATGACGAAGAAGGACAGGTATACAAACTGGTTCATAAGTACAAAGTTGCTCTTCCTCTCAGACCAGACTTTGGAACACAGCCTAACGTTTACTACGTTCCACCTGTAATTGCTCCACCAAAATTTGATGATGATGGTAAACCTACTGATGAGCAAAGAATTCCAATTGAATATCTTGAGAAACTTTTTGGTCCAGAAGTCCACCAGGCTATCAAGACACTCAAAGAAGAAATGGCTAAAAGAGAAAGAGGAGAAGAATCTGAACTAATGGATATTCTGATTGCTTATAACCACGCAGACATGTTCAGACTTGACGAGAACTATTACCAAAAAATTGCTGCAGAGCAAGGATTAAAAGGAACAGAATACTTCAAGCTGATAGATGAGAGATATGTTCAGGGTGCAAATACTCCAAAGGTAGAAGGAGTTTACGGAAAAGTTTACTTCCAGACACAACCTGCATTAAAAGAGGAGAAAGAAGGGGAGTAA
- a CDS encoding ethylbenzene dehydrogenase-related protein has protein sequence MKKSIKFAALGLSALIVSNIAVASEEDFMKNEVINAKAVNGTIPVDPSANFWNSIQGKEITLYPQISVRLNDKKANELIPKKEAVKATVKVAYNKNNIAVYVQWKDKTPSIQPALTTNQFADGVSIEFPNKFGKGISLPYIGMGDENHPVTVYLQKTVTGRDYQKVFISEGFGSLTEIKEPAEIEMKYNKDTKQWTAVFKRPIKTENSNLASGLVPVAFAIWDGNQYERDGNKSLSSWKFIKLGDYNIDPEYLKYVSWGYPGEKLGDPKKGKQIAIQNGCSGCHRFDDQTTAVQGMAPDLSNIGAISLPIYLKESIVNPNDVVIRNLNPNRHYDKNQKPDRFKAYPNNNMYQWYITVDGKKQSKMPPFSHLSEQDLKDLIAYLSTLKDWKNFK, from the coding sequence ATGAAAAAAAGCATAAAATTTGCAGCATTAGGATTATCAGCCCTGATAGTTTCAAATATTGCTGTAGCTTCTGAAGAAGACTTTATGAAAAATGAAGTCATAAACGCTAAAGCCGTTAATGGAACAATCCCTGTAGACCCATCTGCAAACTTCTGGAATTCAATACAAGGAAAGGAAATCACCCTATATCCTCAAATCTCTGTAAGATTAAATGATAAAAAGGCCAATGAGTTAATCCCCAAAAAAGAAGCTGTAAAAGCTACAGTAAAAGTTGCTTATAACAAAAACAATATTGCTGTTTATGTTCAATGGAAAGATAAAACACCATCTATCCAGCCAGCATTAACAACAAATCAGTTTGCAGATGGTGTAAGTATAGAATTCCCAAATAAATTTGGAAAAGGAATATCCCTTCCATACATAGGAATGGGAGATGAAAATCACCCTGTAACTGTTTACTTACAAAAAACCGTAACAGGTAGAGATTATCAGAAGGTATTTATTTCAGAAGGGTTTGGTTCTCTCACAGAGATTAAAGAACCAGCAGAAATTGAAATGAAATATAACAAGGATACAAAACAGTGGACAGCAGTATTTAAAAGACCTATCAAGACAGAAAACTCAAATCTGGCTTCAGGTCTTGTTCCGGTAGCATTTGCTATATGGGATGGAAATCAATATGAAAGGGATGGGAACAAATCCCTCTCAAGCTGGAAGTTTATTAAACTTGGAGATTATAATATAGACCCAGAATATCTCAAATATGTATCCTGGGGATACCCTGGAGAAAAATTAGGAGACCCTAAAAAAGGAAAACAGATAGCTATCCAGAACGGATGTAGTGGTTGCCATAGATTTGATGACCAGACTACAGCTGTTCAGGGAATGGCTCCCGACTTATCAAACATTGGGGCAATTTCTCTACCAATATACCTTAAAGAATCCATAGTAAATCCAAACGATGTAGTTATTAGAAACTTAAATCCAAACAGACATTACGACAAAAACCAGAAACCTGACAGGTTTAAAGCTTATCCTAATAACAATATGTATCAGTGGTATATAACTGTAGATGGAAAGAAACAATCTAAAATGCCTCCATTCTCTCATCTCAGTGAACAAGATTTAAAAGACTTAATTGCGTATCTTTCAACACTTAAAGACTGGAAAAACTTTAAATAA
- a CDS encoding 4Fe-4S dicluster domain-containing protein, whose product MRLGFLVDLSRCMGCMACAVACKAENNVPLHSWRLRVKYIDQGEFPDVKRHFVPLRCNHCENAPCERICPVSALHYLPNGIVNVDHDRCIGCASCMMACPYNAIYLDPITNSADKCTYCAHRIEVGMMPACVVACPTHANIFGDLDDPESEISKYLKNHKDVMVRKPELNTHPKHFYVRGSTVALDPLASERPEGYTLFTEVKFLDHIGGH is encoded by the coding sequence ATGAGATTAGGATTTTTGGTAGACCTGAGTAGATGTATGGGATGCATGGCCTGTGCAGTTGCCTGTAAAGCAGAAAATAATGTTCCGCTGCATAGCTGGAGGCTAAGGGTAAAATACATAGACCAGGGTGAATTTCCAGATGTAAAAAGACATTTCGTCCCATTAAGATGCAATCACTGTGAAAATGCACCTTGCGAAAGAATATGTCCAGTATCAGCTCTCCATTATCTACCTAACGGTATTGTTAATGTTGACCATGATAGATGTATAGGTTGTGCTTCATGTATGATGGCATGTCCTTACAATGCAATCTATCTTGACCCAATTACAAATTCAGCAGACAAATGTACTTACTGTGCACACAGAATTGAAGTTGGAATGATGCCAGCATGCGTAGTTGCATGTCCAACACACGCAAATATTTTTGGTGACCTTGATGACCCAGAGTCAGAAATTTCTAAATACCTTAAAAATCATAAGGATGTTATGGTTAGAAAACCTGAACTGAACACACATCCAAAACACTTCTATGTAAGAGGTTCAACTGTTGCCTTAGACCCATTAGCATCAGAAAGACCAGAAGGATATACGCTGTTCACTGAAGTTAAGTTCTTAGACCACATAGGAGGGCATTAA
- the nrfD gene encoding NrfD/PsrC family molybdoenzyme membrane anchor subunit codes for MIGAEVTFDVALPKIIWGWLVSTNMWAKSIATGTFLLGFYFIKRYPEQDNFFRKWLPILGIIFIGITLLVTVLDLHHMFRFWKIFFYPHFTSAVTLGAWVVSGFVIVLLISFWSWAIGNKKLFDKVAIPGFILAFFATIYTAGIMGEATAREVWVFPAEMVSMLLSAMIAGSAAYLIIDAIYGHILKEEIRRELGYILLGSAFLAAAMFIGELIFAKMHSEFSYEVIKVLAFGEVAPFFWLGLLFTFIIPIVLIGIANEFRKYRYAWMAAIFALIGLWLIKHAWLIAPQCLPLS; via the coding sequence ATGATTGGGGCAGAAGTAACTTTTGATGTGGCTCTCCCTAAAATAATCTGGGGATGGCTTGTTTCAACAAATATGTGGGCAAAAAGTATTGCAACAGGTACATTTTTACTTGGCTTTTACTTTATAAAAAGATATCCAGAACAGGACAACTTCTTTAGAAAATGGCTCCCAATACTGGGAATAATATTTATAGGTATCACGCTACTTGTAACAGTTTTAGACCTTCATCATATGTTTAGGTTCTGGAAGATTTTCTTCTATCCACACTTCACATCAGCGGTAACCCTTGGAGCATGGGTAGTATCTGGCTTCGTAATAGTTCTTTTAATATCTTTCTGGTCATGGGCAATAGGAAATAAAAAACTATTTGATAAAGTCGCAATACCAGGATTTATACTTGCATTTTTTGCAACTATTTATACAGCAGGAATTATGGGAGAAGCCACAGCAAGAGAAGTATGGGTATTCCCTGCAGAAATGGTTTCAATGCTTCTAAGTGCTATGATTGCTGGTTCTGCAGCATACCTGATAATAGATGCAATATACGGGCATATCTTAAAAGAGGAGATTAGGAGAGAACTTGGTTATATCCTTCTTGGAAGTGCCTTCTTAGCAGCAGCCATGTTTATAGGAGAACTTATATTCGCTAAAATGCACAGTGAATTTTCTTACGAAGTTATAAAAGTTCTTGCTTTTGGAGAAGTTGCTCCATTTTTCTGGCTTGGATTGTTATTTACCTTCATTATTCCTATAGTTCTAATTGGAATAGCAAATGAGTTCAGAAAATACAGATATGCATGGATGGCTGCAATTTTTGCTCTTATTGGATTGTGGCTCATAAAACATGCATGGCTTATAGCTCCACAATGTTTACCATTAAGCTAA